The Candidatus Paceibacterota bacterium genome segment CTGATCCATCAACTTCATGTTCAAACAATTACCCGAACAACTTCATGTCGCGATCTGAAGACCACTCCCACTGGCCGCCTGCGCCTGCCGCGCGTTTTTGTGAAAGGGCAACGAAGCCCGAAACAAAGAAAACAAAATATGAACACTACAGACATCAACAAGAACCTCACCGCTCCCTCCGTCACCATCGCTCCCCGCAATCCCGCTCGGGGCGTCCTCAACTTCGTGGTCACCCTCACGACCCACAAGGACGTCCGCAGTTACCCCTGCCGCTCCATGGAGAGTGCGATCAAGCTGGCCGAGCGCTTCATTGCCGGCGTCATCAAGCCCCGCCCGGCGGCCCCTGTTGGCCAGTCCGGCCCGGACCCCGAAGCCACCCCGGCTCCCGCTGCCGAACCGGTGGCGGTGGCGGCGTAAGCCAAACATCCCTGGCGCCTAGCCGGGGATTTTTTTCTGCTCGCGAACCAGACTGCCAAAGCCGGCCAGACTAGGCCGAACCACCCACGGGGCGGTCGCTCTCCTTCGCAGACATCTCCTCCAGAATCTTCCGCTCCCGCCGAATTGCTTCCAGAACCCGCTCCGCCTCCATGCCCGAGCTATGCAGGTGTTCTAGCGCCTGACTCAGCCGCTTTTCCACCTGCTCAAGCCCCGCTATTAGCTCCCCCTGCCGCTTCCTCACCTCGCGCCGCGGCGTTCGCCCGGCTGCACCTGCAGCCGGCGGCGGCATGGACGGGGAAGGAGGACTTGCAGCCAGCGCCGCAAAGCTAGCCTCCCGCAACCTCCGAGGAGCAGGCTCATAGGAAGCGGTATCCTCGCTCAGCACCGCGCCACCAAGCAGCAGTTCCTGCAACGCCTGCACCAAACTGGCGCCCTCTTGTCGGGTAGCCGGAGCCGGATCGCGCCTCACCCATTTCTCCAGCTCCGCGAGTAAATCCCGCAACCCACTGCGACCCGTCTCCCGCTCAGCAAACACGGCGCGAACCTCCCTCCGCAGTCGGGCCATCGGGGCCGGCGGAATCGGCCCCTGGGGGTGCTCAATGTCCTCCAGCAGCGGGAGAATTTCCCGCGCTGCCGCGGCCTCCGCACCCATCTGTTCAAAATCGTTCTTCAACTTCGGGCTCGCCGCCAACAACGCGCGCAGTTCCGCCTCTTCCGACGGCTGCGCCTTCTTGGAGAGCGCTTTCTGGGCGAGTTCGACAAAGCGTTCTTCGTTACTCATATTCATCGCACTCTCTCCAATAATTCTTTCAACAGCGCCGGGTGCTTTTCCAACTCGCCCCGCAAAGCCTCCCGCGCTCTCGATAATGTAACCCCGACAGTGCCGATCGGCATACCCAACTTCTTCGCCAGCTCCTCCTGCTTCAGCCCCTCAAAGTAAAAGCCCAAAAGAACCTCCCGCTGCCGGTCCGGCAGCCTCGCTGCCAATCCCACCAGCAACTCCGCCAGATCCAGCGCCTCCACCTGCTCCACCGGGCCAGGAGCCGCCGACGCCAGCTCCTCCTGCCCCTCGATACTCTCCGTCGAACTGACCCGCCGCCGCTCCGCCTGCATTCGCCTCAGGTGATCCAGCGCCCGGCGCGTCGCAATGACACCCACCAGCGCCTTCAGTCGCTCGAAGCTGGAAACCCTCCCAACCCTCACCATCTCAGCCGCCTCACGCACCGCCGCGATGGCCACATCCTCGACATCCGCCGGAGCCACCCTCCCAAGCCGCCGGTTTGCCGCCGACCACGCCACCGGCCAAAGCCAGAAGAACGCAAATTCCCACATCGAGGCGTCACCGGCCTGAAGTGGGGCTATGTCTGGCTTGAGCATGGCCCCCCACTGTGCGCAACCACCCCCGACCAGTGCAAGCACTCCCTGCACCCCCCAACCACCCATGTAAGAAAATTTCCGGCCCCCACGATGATATTTGGTACGAGCGAAGAAAACACTTCGCCGGAAGAAAGGACCAACATGGAAGACATAGTTGATTATCAGGTGCAGCCAAAAACCGGCCCGAAGGCGGCCCAGCCCCTGGCTTGCGAAACGGCCACCGTCATACCCGCCGGCTTCTGGGGCAACCTCGACGCCGCCCAGGAACTCTGGGCCGATTGCCTGGCCACCCGCACTCCCGACCCGGACCCCGTCGCCAAACTTGTCGCTATGGGCCGCCTCTTCGGCATTCACCGCGCCCCGGACGCCCCCGCTTGCCTCGCCAACCTCGCGTGGACCAACGGCGCCTTCCTTGCGGCCGATGGCCAGCCCCTCCAGGCCCTCCAGCACCTCACCGGGGACCAATCCGCACACGCCGAGTCCCTCCTTTCCGTCGTGCTCCAGACCCGAGGAGTAGCAGGTTCGTCCACCAGCCCAATTGACGACCAGCGCTTGTTCCTCGCGCGCGCCTTGCCACCCGACCCCATTGCCCACTACGGGTCCTCCTCCAACCTTGCCCGCGTCGCGGCCCACGCGGGCTGGCTCGCCTACCACCATCCGCTACTCGTCACCGCCAGGATAGTCGGAGGTGGCCCGCTCGGTTATGCACGGCATTTCCTCGGCATCCAACTGCTCCGCCAGCTCAGCGGCTGGGAAACGTCTCGGACCCCAAGAAGGGCGATGCCAAGAAGACTGGTGGCCGCATGAACCAATCCGGCACCGACGGAGACCAGGGAGGAGGCAAAGCGCAGCCCCGACCAGTTGCCATCGACCTTCGCTCATTTCAGGAGGATTCTCAGGAAGGCACCTATCAGCTTGTTGCTCGATCGCCGGATGGCCACGACGGGGCCATCCTCGTCGACGCTGTTACCGAGGAGGGACACCCGATTTCTTGCCCTCTTGCTGCCGCATGGGACGAGGCCGGCAAGCCTCTTACCGTCGAGGGCAACCGCATCACTGGCATCCCACTCCAGGCAGGCCAACCCGCACGCCTCAAGATCCAGCTTAAACAGGCCGCGAGAGTCGCTCTTCGCGCTTCCACCCTATGAGAAACACACGCGCAAAGGCCTTGCCTTACCCCGTCCTCACGCCGCTCTCCGACGACGTCATACCAAACACGTTTTCGCTCGACTGCGCTCAGGGCGACATCACCTGCGACACATCTAGATGGAGCATCCGCGGTAAAATCTCGCACCAAAGCACCGACCTGAACCGCCTGGTTGATGCCGGGCGCGCCGCATACGGCATCCACGTCGAATGTCCACGCACCTTCTTTCGCGCATGGTTCCCGCATTCCACCACCGACGTACATCTGGAGCTGCCTGCCTCGGCGGTCTGGTCAACAGTCGAACTTTCCGCTTTTTGCATCGCCTCCAAAGAAATCCGCTCCTACTGCATCGAAGGCCAGCACCAGGACTACCGCAGCGCGTCATTCTCCATTGGTGTCGGCGACATTCTTGCTTTTGCTCCCACGGTTGAGTTTGACGCCTTTCTCGACATAGACCCTGTTAAGAAGATCTCCTCAATCCTCGACATCCGGAAATCGGACCTCCGCAAGTCCGGCCCCGTCACGATCGATTTTAACTCGGAGCGTATTCAGCTCGAGCTCTCACACGACGACTACAACAGTTACATCGAATTGCGCGCCGACCCGACGCTTCGAGGCCTCCTGGCCTCCAACGTCATCTTCCCGGCGATCCTTCAGTCACTGAATTACCTCCTCCGCCTCGGTGACGACGAGCTGGAGGAAGCAAAAGCCCAACAGCGTTGGTGCCGCAGCCTCTGGGCCAAGCTCGAGAAAGCCGGGATCACGCACGCCTCAACGCCAGAACAAATCTTCCTCTGCGCTCAGGAAATCCTGAAGGAGCCCGTACGCCGCGGGCTCGGGGACATACTCTGCCAGCTCAACGGAGGTGCCGCTTGAACCTCAAGTTCCTCTCCCTTTCCGGTTTGGACCACTTAAGGCAAGGCATAGCCGCAAATCGCCAGGCTTACCTGAAAGCGAAGGTCCCCTCTCTCCTCGCTGCCATTCCATCCGGCGGCATCCTCGA includes the following:
- a CDS encoding sigma-70 family RNA polymerase sigma factor; the protein is MLKPDIAPLQAGDASMWEFAFFWLWPVAWSAANRRLGRVAPADVEDVAIAAVREAAEMVRVGRVSSFERLKALVGVIATRRALDHLRRMQAERRRVSSTESIEGQEELASAAPGPVEQVEALDLAELLVGLAARLPDRQREVLLGFYFEGLKQEELAKKLGMPIGTVGVTLSRAREALRGELEKHPALLKELLERVR